Proteins from one Cicer arietinum cultivar CDC Frontier isolate Library 1 chromosome 3, Cicar.CDCFrontier_v2.0, whole genome shotgun sequence genomic window:
- the LOC101500418 gene encoding probable aspartyl protease At4g16563 has product MAYLHILLTLSLLSLITLSSSNPNTNTITLSLSPIFTKSPSSDLFHSLKKATSSSLKRAHHLKTRKLSKKNSPSSSSTINTQVFAKSYGGYSINLNFGTPPQTLSFVLDTGSSLVWFPCTSHYLCSNCNFANINPTNIPTFIPSKSSSTRIIGCTNKKCGYVFGSNIESRCQGCNPQFQNCNNITCPTYILEYGLGSTAGLLLSENLDFPGYIVPDFLVGCSIFSTEQPSGIAGFGRGAESLPAQMGLTKFSYCLLSHNFDDTPVNSNLVLQTTSTGDGKTSGLNYTTFVQNPSMSNPAFLEYYYVNLRSFLIGGTRVKIPFYLSSPGMDGNGGTIVDSGTTFTFMERPIFDLVARQFELQLANFPRATDIEAASGFNLCFDFTGNNSIPFPELVFQFKGGAEMVLPVDDYFSLVGDGGNVACLTIMTDGNSVPATNTGPAMILGNYQQQNFIIEFDLENERFGFGAHICQSNA; this is encoded by the coding sequence ATGGCTTATCTTCACATTCTCTTAACcctctctcttctctctctcatCACATTATCTTCTTCCAATCCAAACACAAACACTATCACACTTTCTCTCTCCCCTATATTCACCAAATCCCCATCTTCAGATCTATTCCACTCTCTCAAAAAAGCAACTTCATCTTCTCTAAAAAGAGCTCACCACCTCAAAACCCgcaaattaagtaaaaaaaactctccttcttcttcttccaccaTAAACACACAAGTATTTGCAAAAAGCTACGGTGGTTACTCAATAAACCTCAATTTTGGAACACCACCACAAACCTTATCTTTCGTTTTAGACACAGGTAGCAGTCTCGTATGGTTCCCTTGTACCTCTCACTACCTCTGTTCCAATTGCAACTTCGCAAACATTAACCCAACAAATATCCCAACCTTCATTCCCAGTAAATCATCTTCCACAAGAATCATCGGTTGCACAAACAAAAAATGCGGTTACGTTTTCGGCTCCAACATTGAATCTCGTTGCCAAGGTTGCAATCCCCAATTTCAAAACTGTAACAACATTACTTGTCCTACTTATATACTTGAATACGGTTTAGGTTCAACCGCCGGTTTATTACTCTCTGAAAATCTCGATTTTCCGGGATATATCGTACCGGATTTTCTCGTCGGTTGTTCGATTTTCTCGACCGAACAACCCTCCGGTATCGCCGGATTCGGTCGCGGCGCAGAATCTCTTCCGGCGCAAATGGGTCTAACAAAATTCTCTTATTGTTTACTTTCTCACAATTTCGACGACACGCCGGTAAACAGTAACCTCGTTCTGCAAACCACTTCAACCGGCGATGGTAAAACAAGTGGCTTAAACTACACAACGTTTGTACAAAACCCATCCATGAGCAACCCTGCATTTCTCGAATACTATTATGTTAATCTTCGAAGTTTTCTTATAGGAGGTACACGTGTTAAGATTCCGTTTTATCTTTCTTCACCGGGAATGGACGGTAACGGTGGAACAATCGTTGATTCTGGAACAACGTTCACTTTTATGGAAAGACCAATCTTCGATTTGGTGGCACGACAATTTGAATTGCAACTTGCTAATTTTCCGAGAGCGACAGATATTGAAGCTGCATCGGGGTTTAATCTCTGTTTTGATTTCACCGGCAATAATTCGATACCGTTTCCGGAGTTAGTATTTCAATTTAAAGGTGGTGCTGAAATGGTGTTGCCTGTAGATGATTATTTCTCGTTGGTCGGTGATGGAGGGAATGTTGCGTGTTTGACTATTATGACCGATGGGAATTCTGTTCCGGCAACGAATACTGGTCCGGCGATGATTTTGGGGAATTATCAACAGCAGAATTTTATTATTGAGTTTGATTTGGAAAATGAAAGGTTTGGATTTGGGGCACATATTTGTCAAAGTAAtgcttaa